The window aaccaccctGTACCTTGTTGTCCCAGCCAACGATCATGCTGCCCATGGAGAGGCCCATGCCTCTGTATCCCAGCATCATGTTACACAGCAGCTTGGAGGCTGCAGACACTGAGATCCTCTGCTTGTTCCTCAGTTTGTACAGCCTGAGACACAAAGAGATGGTCAGTCACTGTATGAGACAAGGCAGTCAGAGTGCTAAAACACTGGTTTACTTCCAGATACATTTGAACACCCCAGAGACATGAAGGCATTAGTGTGGCTTGGAAGCATATCATTAACACCGATACAGGAGAGGGCTAGTCTAGATAAGCATTATGGCCAACACGTTAAGTAGATGGTAACTACAGAGTTACTGGTTGATATTAATATGGTTATGCGGTGCTTACTTTATTTCCCATGCATTTGTTTTGAGTGTATGGAAATTACATTGATTGGTACATTTTCTCTTCAACCAACCCTCACTGGCCCTCCCCTTGTGCATAAGCCTAACAGACAGGCATCAATGATTGTGATATCAACACCATGTAACTGTATAGCGGGACTCAATCCAACAGAGACAAGCTCTAACAGACCTGCACTCCTTAGCCAGCAGTCTCTCCCAGTACTGGCAGTCAGCAGCACTACCAGACATGGTCCCCAGCAGGTAAGGGTTGATCTCTATCACCTTGTTAGCCTCCTTCGACGCTGCAGGGAAAGACAAATGCATGGGAAAGGGGTTAGAGAATGATTGCTTTATGTTTGGTTATAGATCTCCGAGATCCATTCTGCATCTGACGTGTCGGATGTGTCTACGACTGCGGCTGGAACAAAAATCTAATGGACTCAAGACTGATCACATCAACTTTTCAAGGTAAATCAGATCAAAATGGATGATCTTACAATTACCACTTGTAGATGTTTTAGTACTCACAATACAGTAGGCAgttatagtagtaacagtagaatGCTATTACTAGTTTCTTACTGTGTATTGGCACTGTATTCTCGGGTGAACACAAGTGTATGAGAGAAACGAGACTAAAAACGAATCCCTATGGAATGTGATGTTTACCAATGTAGCTGCCAGCTGAGGCCCTGGAGTCCACAGCCACAATGACGCCATGGCGAAATTTGAAAGCCAGTGTAGTTGTTCCGTGGTTCAGATCAATGGACACAGCACCTTCACGGCTGCATGACTTCAGGAACCCTGAAGGCTGGAGAGAAAGAGCGCAACATACGTGCGCGCGTATGTTTGTGCGTGCGTAAAAGTGTGCTTGAGGTGAAGTGTGAGTTTCCATTGAACCATGCTTTAGTAAGGTATAGTTCACTTCACATAGGACACATTAGATCACCATATCATTGTCACAGAAGAAACAGAAACGAACTGCAGATTGAAAGACGCGTAAAATACTCACATCCACTCCAACTGGGACAGCAAATTCTTGATTCGGTCGGTCAACAAGATGCCCTACTCCTGTTCCAAGAATCTGCCCACGAAGTCCCGCGTGCGATTTATAACCACTTACGTCGAAAAGTGCCATAATGATTAAATCAAATATAagaatgtactgtatcttaatAAAATTTGAAAGCGAAAATACAGCTTGACTTCGCTCTGACGCGTCAAGGAAATATATTTCCGAATCCAAACGAAACCGAAAGGGTTTTTAATATACATTTTCATTCCTAATCGAAAAAGTAACCCAACTGTTGCTTATAATATGCGTACTCATTCCGAGTATTATTAGACAATAGCCTAACCACCCCTAATCATACGGATAAACAACTGTGAATAGTCATTAAGTTTTGACGTGATTTTTCACAACAATATACAGTAAACTGACTGAAAACGTATCACACATTTGGCCAATCGCAGAGCATCATTTGTGGGTCGTCACCAGTAAATATGAAGACTTACCTGGTAGAGGTTTACCGTGCTGAAGGAATCACTCACAAAGAGTCACAGGGAGAGTACTACaatgaacaacaatataaatacaacatgtaaagtgctcgtcccatgtttcatgggctgaaattaaagataccagaaatgttccatatgcacaaaaaagcttattatttctctcaaatgttatgcacaaatttgtttacatccctgttagtgagcattttatattttgtcaagataatccatccatctgacaagtgtgtgatatcaagaagctgattaaacagcatgatcattacacaggtggaccttgtgctggggacaataatagtccctctaaaatgtgcagttttgtcacacaacacaatgctacagatgtctcaagttttgagggagcgtgcaattggcactctgactgcaggaatgtccacctgagcagtttcccacccatggctgcgcccctgcccagtcatgtgaaatctatagattagggcctaatgcatgtatttcaattgactgatttccttacatgaactgtaactcagcaaaatcattgaaattgttgcatgttgcgtttatatttttgttccgtataaATGTTATGCTGTATTACATTTGAAATATCTAAATCCCCTGGATTGTAATAGCAGGCATTTCTTCATTGGTGCAccgtggaaatatatatatatttttaacattaAGATTCTGTGAGCTGAAACTGCTATAAGGAAAGTGGAAAGCTAAAAGTGAGGAGGGAAAACTCAAACACGTATTCATGAAACATAATGTAGACTTTTTATTCAATCAATCACTTTCCAATATTTCACCCAGTGCCTATAGACACAGCTATAGCCTAGACCTGCTATACCTGTTCAAAATGTATTGGTGACTACAGTTCATTGAACTAAGATCTTTTATGTGACAATGGTTTTTTATGGCTTTGCATTGTAGTGTCACCTAGCAGTCACATCTTGTCATTATTAGGTGTTTTGTATTCACTGATTTTATGTCTGAATATTGTGATAAGCCTATGTGTGGCTGTAACTTTGTCGTTTCTTAGTGGTCACGTTCAGGCGGTATCCATCCGCTGGACTGTCTCCTGCACTACCTCCAGCTCCAGAGGGACTATTTTCTCTGTCAAAATAGACGTTGTACCTGGGCGATACTTGTATCTTCTCTGCctgagtaagagaaagagagataaagagaagatAAGATAGAAATTAATCACTgttctgtcaacaacaacaaaaaattctcAAATATGCTGTTTAGAATAATCGTTGAAGCAGAGTCTGAGGATGGTGACACCATTTACCTCTTGTCTTTGTACTCTGACTCCTGGTACGGCCTGATGTAGTCCACCCCCTGTTTAGTGATGACACAGATATCTATGTTGTTGCCTGAGCCCAGGTCACTCATGATGCCAGAGTGGATGGCATCCCGGACCAACTCCTTAGCCTCTTCTAACTAGAAGGGCATAGGGATGAGGAGTGAGTGAAGGGATTGGAATGGGGGAGTTAGGTCTGTAATACATCCAGCTTAATGTAAACAAACCTGATGCCTTATTTATGGTGAGTCCAATGACTTAACTCTTGAGACTTGAAGTCTATCGATGTGATGGCATATGAACTACATGCATGACAACCCCTAGCCCGCCTAAGGAAAAGTCACTCACCTCCATATTAGGTTTGAATCTATCCTCCAGAATCCCCAGAGCGGCCAAGTCACCAGACCCTACACAAAACACAAATAGGAATCAATTAAATGTCATTATTTATAGATGATTCATGACTAGTCGATTAATCAACTAATAATGGCCCACACAATAACAGTATATGGATGTATGCTTATGTATGCTTGACACAGTAGCAGTCCCTCACCCATTGCAAGGTATGGCACTTTGTCTATGCTCCCATAGGGCCCCACTGTGTAGAGGTGATTACCGGTGCAGTCCACCCCTCCGAGGATTAGACTGGCACCTATCTGGCCCCGGTACCTAAACATACACATATGAGATACATTATGAACAAACAAGAATGACTCTTTTGAATCAAACCTATCTGACATGAAAGGCGGTTACATTGGAGCGGCTATAGTGGTGgatgaggagagttatttcaacAGAATGTGATGTTTAAAGGAGCCATCTGcatttgctacatccatttttggacttttaaatCAATGATATTGTACctgttgattcttgaagaatatcacttataaatgcctcatgagcttagttaaaCTGTCGTACCTgtatcagaacccaaaatagaaTACTTTTTTACTCAAATGTTTATAAACAATGTAATTCTAaataaacactgtatagcctcaaaacatgggcCTAAATTCAACCAGTTCAGCTTTAACTCGCAATAACCGACAACTGCATAGCATATCATTGTTTTTGTTTAGGCGATGTCAGAGGTGTAACTGCATTGGAGCAAACCCAGAAGCGGCGCTGGGCGTTATActgtacatatcacagacattGCCAGAGGATGCATTAGTAGAAATACCATGCAGTCGTgttcgaacactggaatgtgTGATGTAATCTattctacaccttgattaggctGATAAAAATccttattattttgttttttgaTTTTCAATTTGACCACAcgagcagctgctcaccgatttgacagctccaacgcagTTACACTTCTGACATCGCCTGAATAAaaacaattataaactgggtggttcgagccctgaatgtcGATTgcctgacagccgtggtatatcgtataccacgggtatgacaaaacatttttttttacagctctAATCATGTTGGTAACCAgtgtataatagcaataaggcgccTTGGGGGttggtggtatatggccaatatactgtaccacgactaagggctgtatccaggcactccatgttgtgtcgtacataagaacagcccttagccggggtatattggccatataacacaccCCCTGGGACTTATTCCTTAATTATATGCTATGTGATTGTTGGTTATCGTGGGTTAATGCTGACTGAATCTAGGACATggtagtaaaaatatatataattttgatctcatggatggtcaatcctaacatccatagctctgtcgatgaatttgagagtggtaacATTTCTGCAGCCCCATCCCCTAGCTGTTTACCAAATCAGTGGCTGGGTGCCCGCTTTTTCGTattttgaactgcagattgcagTTGTTCTAATGCAGTGGTTCTCAACTCCGTTTcttgagtacccccaacagtacacatttctgTTGTGGCTCcggacaaacacacctgattctactaatcaTCAACCCCTTGTcaagttgaatgaggtgtgtttctCTGGGGCTTcaacaaaaatgtgtactgttggggtttaCACTAGAACTGGAGTTGGGAAGCACTGCTGTAATGGAGAGTGtaaaagatacacacacacacacacacacctgaatagCATGTCCTGTAATATGTTTACTGCCATCACGACACGTGGGTTCCTGCCACTGTTCATAGAAAAGATGGTGAGGTTGGAGGAGAGCAGGTCGGTGGTCTTCTCTGTATCCGCTGCAGTTCCTGCACCACAGCagctgagagagggagtaggcaggagaggacaggagaacaaGGGATGTGTGGGCATGGATATCTCAAATGAAAGTGACAGCCTACATTTGTTCACTACTCTTTCACTTCTCTCTTCCACACATGACAATCAATTCCATTCTAAACATGTCACACGCGGACTATCCCTTAAACAGGTGTAGGCCTACTCACTACATATTGGGGGAGATGTAGTGGATCTTGGCACACATCTTATCAGCCACCACTTCACCTGAGGTGGCCCGCGTGTCTGCTCCCAGAACCACTCCATCCTGCACAAACAAGGACACAAAGAAAACTCCATTTTTACTATCAGTACACACAATTCATTTCCatcattattgtattttttttaaagtcacatAAAGACAGGCAAGGATCATAATAATATATCACTATATAAAATGTACTGACATACTCCCACTATATGGAGTCTTCCACTTATTAGAGACGCCTGCCCTTTATCAGCGGACATTGCTCTCACCTTGCACACTACTCCAGCTATGGTGGTCCCTGTCTTCATAGGCTTAGGTGCCTTGGTATGTCCTCCCTCAAGCAGACCCTCCAGAGCAACATTTCTATTTGATAAAGATATAGACTAATCAAACACACTTTAACACAATACCAATAGTGTACCACAAATTCTTACTAAGAAAAGCCTTATCTAAATGATGACCAGATCAATACATTTACAATCAGCTGATTAACACAAAGAATCCAATTCAACCTTTACAATTATGTAGACTTGCGGGTCTTTTTAGAAAGAATATTTACACGATTATACAAGATACGTTACTTTCACTTTTGATATAGGCTTGGTATGAGAAGAGAGAAATAATTACGAAGTTCACTATTTACCCCAAAAAATACGAAATGCTATTATCCTTAAAGATAAAAAGGGAAATCATACCTGGAGACGTTCTCAAAATTAAATCCCGATGCAGGTGTTTCGACAACATTTGATAGCGCCATACCTGAAGAACTTTATTTTGCACTCAGTGCTTAGATTTTGACTTCACTACAATCGCGCATTTCAAGTCCCTGAAGAGGTCGCTATTTTCTTGACATGTTGTGACCATATGTGACTGAGGGACGCAGTTTTATCCGTATTTTTCATCGGTGTTCGGGAAATACTGGAAATAGACTTTATGGACTCTCAAATCAAAGGAGTTAGCACAGGCGTAAGTGAATTGTTTTTCATATTTTGTACATGataattttatacattttcatAAATTGAAGCTGCGATTAACAGTGCATTTTGGGACGGACGTAGCCGAATTTACACTGAGGGTGTTTATTCTAGGTTGCCTTGTTGATTTTGTCATTAATTCATCTCAGTAGCCTAAAGCTGAACCTTCAAGGAAAACGTTTATGCATTTAACCTGATAATAATAGACTTATTTAATATTTTCCGACGAACAAAGTGCTGAATTTACTTTCGTTTTCGAGTCATTCATCTGCAACTCAAGCTCAGGGTAGAAATTAACCTACACTTTaccactgatctaggatcagtttagcctccCCAAATCCCAACCATAGTTTATCCATTGACTGTAAACTTGATCATAAGGAAAACTAACCTTAAATCATATATTATAAATATGTcataaatatattattatatgtcATATTGTAATTGTATGCTCTCCCCATCTAACtgattattcatttatttatgatTTTTAAAATCTCCTACAGACCACCATCTTGGCGGTGACGTTCAATGGAGGGGTTATCATTGGCTCAGATTCCAGGGCGTCCATCGGAGGGTAAGGAGGATCTTCAACACCTATTAACACCTGGAACTAAATTAATCATCTTGCCCCTCCTTTCCTCTATACGCCTTTATGATCAAATACAAGTCTGTGACACGcaacattttaaataaatcagCCATAACTTACAGCAATATATACATTGTCACCAGGAGTCTCTATCTAATGTGTCTCCAGGAGTCTCTATCTAATGTGTCTCCAGGAGTCTCTATCTAATGTGTCTCCAGGAGTCTCTATCTAATGTGTCTCCAGGAGTCTCTATCTAATGTGTCTCCAGGAGTCTCTATCTAATGTGTCTCCAGGAGTCTATCTAATGTGTCTCCAGGAGTCTCTATCTAATGTGTCTCCAGGAGTCTATCTAATGTGTCTCCAGGAGTCTCTATCTAATGTGTCTCCAGAGAGTCTCCAGGAGTCTATCTAATGTGTCTCCAGGAGTCTCTATCTAATGTGTCTCCAGGAGTCTCTATCTAATGTGTCTCCAGGAGTCTCTATCTAATGTGTCTCCAGGAGTCTCTATCTAATGTGTCTCCAGGAGTCTCTATCTAATGTGTCTCCAGGAGTCTCTATCTAATGTGTCTCCAGGAGTCTCTATCTAATGTGTCTCCAGGAGTCTCTATCTAATGTGTCTCCAGGAGTCTCTATCTAATGTGTCTTCAGGAGTCTCTATCTAATGTGTCTCCAGGAGTCTCTATCTAATGTTTCTCCAGGAGTCTATCTAAT of the Oncorhynchus tshawytscha isolate Ot180627B linkage group LG31, Otsh_v2.0, whole genome shotgun sequence genome contains:
- the psmb8a gene encoding proteasome subunit beta type-8, with protein sequence MALFDVSGYKSHAGLRGQILGTGVGHLVDRPNQEFAVPVGVDPSGFLKSCSREGAVSIDLNHGTTTLAFKFRHGVIVAVDSRASAGSYIASKEANKVIEINPYLLGTMSGSAADCQYWERLLAKECRLYKLRNKQRISVSAASKLLCNMMLGYRGMGLSMGSMIVGWDNKGPGLYYVDDNATRLSGRMFSTGCGSSYAYGVMDSGYREDMTVEEAYELGRRGITHATHRDAYSGGVVNLYHMQEDGWIKVCKEDVSELIHRYRKGMF
- the psmb13a gene encoding proteasome 20S subunit beta 13a; translation: MALSNVVETPASGFNFENVSRNVALEGLLEGGHTKAPKPMKTGTTIAGVVCKDGVVLGADTRATSGEVVADKMCAKIHYISPNMYCCGAGTAADTEKTTDLLSSNLTIFSMNSGRNPRVVMAVNILQDMLFRYRGQIGASLILGGVDCTGNHLYTVGPYGSIDKVPYLAMGSGDLAALGILEDRFKPNMELEEAKELVRDAIHSGIMSDLGSGNNIDICVITKQGVDYIRPYQESEYKDKRQRRYKYRPGTTSILTEKIVPLELEVVQETVQRMDTA